The DNA region TTATGCAAATCTTTTATAAAAGAGGAGTTTACCACATGTGAAACACTGGCTGAATTAAGAGAAGATTATGCATTGGTTTTGAGCAAGTTCTGTTGCCTTTTCGTGATAAAGGGGCCCTACCAAAGGCAGCAAATCCCAAAGTGCTCTCAGCCTCCACGGAACTCTCATGGAAAGGGAGGCAAAGCCCATCCCTCAGTGGCCACATATTTTAAGGCAGATGAAGATCCAGTGGGCCAAATCAGGAAAgtaaagcagcatttcctcttcTGAATTACCCTTCAGAGTCAACAAACctcagcagcctgagcagctcttTCAGGGGTCACTGTgtccccctcctgctccccggGCCAGCTCAGCCATCGTgccagaggctgagggagaCCCAGGCcctttcctggctgctcctggctttggTTTTTCGAGCAGAGCTGCCTTCCGTGGTCAAACTGGCTCCTTGACATCACTACTACAATGCACTTTGATCACTGTCCAAGGCCACTGCCGGTTTTTGAAAAGAGACGTCTCAGAAATACCTGCAAATGTTGTGGGAATGAGtagccaggcagggcagtgagCCCTTGTTAGCGCTGTCCCGGAGGGAAAGGCTGAGGCAGAGCTCGGCAGAGGCGGGGGAAGGGTGCCCTGAGGGCGAGAGGGCACAGCCCGCCCGGaatggcagagagcagagaccATCGGGGAGCGCCGAGGGCACGGGGACCAGCTGAGGTACGGTGTGGGGAACCGGGCAGGCAATGCAGCCCGCCCCGGCAGCGGCTAACAACGGACTGGGAGAGGCGCTGGGAGCGTGGCGgccgggctggggaggggcGGGCACGGGgctctcctgcccagccccagaggcCCGCGCTCGGGAGGGGCGGGCAGCGGGCACGGGgctctcctgcccagccccagaggcCCGCGCTCGGGAGGGGCGGGCAGCGGGCACGGGgctctcctgcccagccccagagccccggGCTTCCGCCGCGGGCTGGGGTTTCTGGTGcactcccctctccccagcgCCGCCACCGCACTCCAGAAGTTTTGCCGAATCGGCGCCGGCCCCAGCAGCGAGCGGGCGGGCTGGGCtaggcagggcaggacagggaaggaCGGGGCAGGGCTGCACGGCCCGGCCCCTCGCTCCGCCCGGCGGGGCtgagcggggcggggcggcgccgcAGCCGAGCCCCGGGTCCGGGCAGTGCCGCGGGCTCTCCGCCGGCACCATGGGCCGGGACGGGCCGTGGCTCAACCTGTCCGGCAGCTCCTGTGCGGCGGGCGGGCCCTTCCCCGCCGGCACCGCCGCGCTGCTGGCCGCGCTCatggggctgctggtgctggccaCGGTGCTGGGCAATGCCCTGGTCATTCTGGCGTTCGTGGTGGACCGCAGCCTCCGCACGCAGGGAAACTTCTTCTTCCTGAACCTGGCCGTCGCCGACCTGCTGGTGGGTGAGTGCCGGggcgccgcggggcggggggtGGCTCCGCCCGTGTCACCGCCGAGCTCTGTCCGCAGGCGGCTTCTGCATCCCCCTCTACATCCCCTACGTGCTGACGGGCGAGTGGAGGCTCGGCAGGGGCTTGTGTAAGCTGTGGCTGGTGGTGGACTACCTGGTGTGCACCGCCTCCGTCTTCAACATCGTCCTGATCAGCTTCGACAGGTTCATCTGTGTCACCAGAGCGGTaagagctgggcagggggtgCAGCGGGGCGgcaggggctccagggctgcccttCCAGGCACGGGGGTTTGCTTAGGTCACCTAGCTTCCACCGCCCTTGAGCCTCTCTCGAACAGCACGACACAGGGGCGAGCTTCTCTCAGTCCTGGAAATAGTTCTGGGAGTGATGAGCTTTAccagaaaatgcatttccttctcACTTTTACAGTGGAAGAGATGCTTTGCTTTAGAAACGGCAcaggctgtgtctgcagagGGAACAAGGTGTACTTATTTCCACCCCAGCTGCATCTTGAATAAGCTTTAAAGTATTACccagctgaagcagagctgctctctcagGGCACGGCCATGCCCCCGTTGAtagcccagggcagcccagctgcagcacaaggcagagaCCTGCTTGCAGTGGGTATGGAACTGCCAGGGGAATTTGGTGTGTACCGCTGTGATGGGTCAAAAGTGGCGGATTATAAATTAACATCTTGCACAGGATGCAAATGCCATTTCTAAGTAATGGCCACAGAAATAGCTCAAGTCGTGTCTGCAGcataaaaaaggaagattagACTTTGCACCTAATTTACACCTAGACCATAATGCCTCAAAGTATTTTGGATGGTGacaaaataacacattttacCTGTTAATAGGTTTCACACTTCTACACACACTCTTGGTTAGTTCCATCCACAGTTTCTTAAAGTGTTCATTTAAGTTTGATGCTCATTTAAATCACAAAAAGGACAAAGACTGCAGAATCAATTCAGCAGTTTTACCAACTTCTTTTTGAAGAGGGAGAAATGAACAGATTAATTCTTTAACAGTCAACACTCagaattcctttattttctagGTTCTGAATTAGCcatgattttttctttcataaaccAATCTCTCATTACTAAGCACAtagtataaatatataaactaGACggtttcagaaacagaaatggaaactggtcataataaatgaaaataatcatccacttcaaaatacttcaaattaaTCCCTCATATAAAAATCCCTCCCCAAGCAAGAGTACAGAAAATGACTGTAGGGTTAGGGCAGTATGAGAACATATAAACAGGACTATCTGAAGTTCCAAATTATTCTCCATCTCAACGAAAATAGTAACTTCCTCCAAGACTGCTCCTGAAATCATTCATAGCTTTGTTAAGCACTGCAAAATCAGACCAAGTTCACACACACTCAGGtttcctcagctctgtggcTCCTCTACAGAACAGCACTGGCCGTGGAGATCAAGGCCCACAGATGGGGGCAGTAAACATAAACCCTGTACAGAAGTTAGGAATTTCATATTCCAAAGGCTGTGTGGCTGCACCGTGCAGATGTGAAGGGTGAATTCCAAGCCACTACACGAGTATTTGTCCTCAGGGACAAACATTCCAGGGAATCAGAAATAGAGAAGATGATCTTGACTTTAAGATTCTGATGAATTCCATTGCTGATATGGCTTACTGACTCAGTATTACTGACACATTATTTCTGCACCTTAGCTTCTCTATTTTCTAAATAACAGAGATCAGTTATTCTTCTGTAAAGCACTTTGCAGACCACAACACTCCATCTGTACACCTTAACTGCAAACAGGAATTAAGTACTTcatgaaagaatgaaattaaaaatatcaaacagAAGGTgttgtaaatttattttaaaaatccaaataaagggtcgaaataaatgtttttaaccATTCTGTAAACAGGTATCACAACTAATGCAATTAAATATGAAACAACTGGTGACAGTCAATTCTGGGAAGAGCAGTGGTTATTTGCTTTGAAGGAGACTTGGTTTTCAAGCTTTTAAGATCTGATGCACTTCTCAGAACTTATCCAATCACCTTGATAAGGTTTCTTGGAAGGCATATTTCAGAAGTAACTCTTCTGTGATACCAGTAAGCTTGGTCTAAAAACCCTCATCCCAAAACCAGTCTCTCACCAACCCTCACAAGTGACAGAGAGGGCCATGCTCCAAAGCGGCCACATGGGAGATGTGTAATGTGTGTGACTTTTGTCCCTCAGGTCAGCTACAGGGCTCAGCAAGGGATGACCAGAAATGCAGTACTGAAGATGATGACTGTGTGgattgctgcttttctcctctaCGGGCCAGCCATCCTCAGTTGGGAGCACATTGCCCAAAAGAGCATCCTCCCTGAAGGAGAATGTCATGCAGAATTCTTCTACAACTGGTATTTCCTAATGATTGCCTCTACTGTCGAATTCTTTACACCTTTCATCACTGTTATGTACTTTAACTTAAGTATTTACCTTAACATCAGGAAACGCACATTGCTCCGAAACGAAAACCTCTCACTCGGTCAAGAGGACTGTGAAATGAatttccagggggaaaaaagggaacacACTGTGTTTTTTGTAAAGCCAGCTAACAGAGACAAACATGAGAGGAGAGCAAGCAGCCTTCTTCCCCCAGGGAAGGCTCCCAGGCTTCAGGCCTCAGCTGAGCTTGGCAATCAGCCATCCCATCGGAGTGCCAGTCTTGACCTTCCACCCCTCCAGGTGGATGTGAAGACCAGGCCCCCCAGGAATGGCTTCTGCAAAGCAACAGAAAGCCTTTGCCACCCCAGCAGCAAAGTGGACGTTGCTAACATTATGGCAAACAGATTTAGACTTTCCCGGGATAAAAGAGTAGCGAAATCTTTAGCAGTTATTGTCTGTGTGTTTGGCTTGTGCTGGGCTCCATACACACTCCTGATGATCATCAGGGCAGCCTGCCATGGGCACTGTGTGCACCATTCCCTCTACGAGATCTCATTCTGGCTCCTGTGGGTGAACTCAGCCATTAACCCTGTTCTCTACCCACTGTGTCACACGAGCTTTAGGAAAGCCTTCATAAAACTCCTGTGTCCACAAAAAGCCAAAATTCATCCTGACATTTTGATGTGAAAAGCAAGGAAGGCTGAAAATTAGTACATATTGTATTTGGTGGGAACACCAAAAAGCAAGTATTGCAATACCtgcaaatatttacagaatacTGGTAAGTAGGCACAAGTGTAGATATTTATGAGTATGTAGAAATACTGTCATCCATGTAGCTGAGAAAATCATAGCAATGAAAAGAAAGgtcattttttaaagctctttggGAAATTACACCAACAGTGTATTTTCTGGTAATGGTGCACTAGTGTTGAagtgctgaaaacaaaaaataattttcatggcTAATAATTAGAGTTCATGCTCTGTCACTTTTAATAACTGTAAATATTGCTGGAATTTCATAAAGCATTAATCTTAGATCTGTTATATCTTACCCCAAACTCACCTCAAGACATCAAGAATCTCAGTTGTTAAGTCTAGGATGCTTTCCTTGCCTCCACTTAGTGGCAAGCCAGACAAGGCATGACCAAAGataaaaacacaggaaaagcatGGGACAGGAGGCAGCACAACAGTGATGTTACCAGGGAAGCTGAGCAACTGTAGTGGGTAAGGGAGCACTGATGTGAGGGAAAAGGTGATGGAAAGAGAAGAGAGTGGAATACTTGGTAGAACAACGTCCAGGAACAGAAGTATAAAAAGGTTTTGAGCTTTTTAATAGGAGATACAAGAATTGGTACCTTAGACACTGGAAGAGTTTCACTAGGAGTTCCCTCCC from Motacilla alba alba isolate MOTALB_02 chromosome 11, Motacilla_alba_V1.0_pri, whole genome shotgun sequence includes:
- the LOC119705576 gene encoding histamine H3 receptor-like, with amino-acid sequence MGRDGPWLNLSGSSCAAGGPFPAGTAALLAALMGLLVLATVLGNALVILAFVVDRSLRTQGNFFFLNLAVADLLVGGFCIPLYIPYVLTGEWRLGRGLCKLWLVVDYLVCTASVFNIVLISFDRFICVTRAVSYRAQQGMTRNAVLKMMTVWIAAFLLYGPAILSWEHIAQKSILPEGECHAEFFYNWYFLMIASTVEFFTPFITVMYFNLSIYLNIRKRTLLRNENLSLGQEDCEMNFQGEKREHTVFFVKPANRDKHERRASSLLPPGKAPRLQASAELGNQPSHRSASLDLPPLQVDVKTRPPRNGFCKATESLCHPSSKVDVANIMANRFRLSRDKRVAKSLAVIVCVFGLCWAPYTLLMIIRAACHGHCVHHSLYEISFWLLWVNSAINPVLYPLCHTSFRKAFIKLLCPQKAKIHPDILM